Proteins from a single region of Lelliottia sp. JS-SCA-14:
- a CDS encoding CMD domain-containing protein: protein MEQRRFSGKGHWYHETQTNHCPDDVLPLVPEAAHVEDRFLLDLALPVDIVTPCESWLNPARALCHLLFPLQVPVNRLHTLSAYDRLSTALTVAQACGVQRLCNHYAALLAPLPGPDSSRESNQRLAQITQYARQLASSPDIIDGKAQLQLDEVGLTTFDMIVMNQIIGFVGFQARVVAAFQALLGHPVRWLPGHHIPPHAALNEINMSEWEPIFPGVELRYATAAQLESLSRWQTEPLLRDLTPVLCHESALLDLTGEILTSGIQQANLRYGTYTSVSGATELLARSPDRFSAAQYTPLIDEGIPAVEAINLLSWEAFYGWLSRLKIALNKGE, encoded by the coding sequence ATGGAACAACGCCGTTTTTCCGGCAAAGGCCACTGGTATCACGAAACCCAGACAAATCACTGTCCGGATGATGTTCTGCCGCTGGTTCCCGAGGCCGCGCATGTCGAGGATCGTTTTTTGCTCGATTTAGCCCTGCCTGTAGACATTGTTACCCCGTGTGAAAGCTGGCTAAATCCGGCCCGGGCGTTGTGTCACCTGCTGTTTCCGCTGCAAGTTCCGGTCAATCGTCTGCATACCCTTAGCGCCTACGACCGGCTAAGCACCGCGCTCACCGTGGCGCAGGCGTGCGGCGTTCAGCGCCTCTGTAACCATTACGCCGCCCTGCTCGCCCCGCTTCCCGGCCCCGACTCCTCACGTGAAAGTAATCAGCGCCTCGCCCAAATCACCCAGTACGCCCGCCAGTTGGCCAGTTCGCCGGATATTATCGACGGCAAAGCGCAGCTGCAGCTGGATGAAGTCGGCCTGACGACGTTCGACATGATTGTGATGAATCAGATTATTGGTTTTGTCGGCTTTCAGGCGCGCGTGGTGGCCGCCTTCCAGGCGCTGCTCGGCCATCCCGTTCGCTGGCTGCCGGGGCACCACATTCCGCCGCATGCGGCCCTCAATGAAATCAACATGAGCGAGTGGGAGCCGATCTTCCCGGGCGTTGAACTGCGTTATGCCACAGCTGCGCAGCTGGAGTCGCTCTCGCGCTGGCAAACCGAGCCTCTGCTACGCGACCTGACGCCGGTGCTGTGTCATGAATCTGCGCTCCTCGACCTGACCGGCGAGATCCTGACAAGTGGTATTCAGCAGGCGAATCTTCGCTATGGGACATATACGTCTGTCTCTGGGGCCACCGAGCTGCTGGCCCGCTCTCCCGACCGGTTCAGCGCGGCGCAGTATACCCCGCTTATCGATGAAGGTATCCCTGCCGTTGAAGCGATTAACCTGTTGTCCTGGGAGGCTTTTTATGGGTGGCTCAGTCGCCTTAAAATTGCCTTAAATAAGGGCGAATAA
- a CDS encoding exoribonuclease II encodes MLQDNPLLAQLKQQLHSQTPRAEGVVKATEKGFGFLEVDAQKSYFIPPPQMKKVMHGDRVTAVIHSEKDRESAEPEELIEPFLTRFVGKVHRKDDRLSIVPDHPLLKEAIPCRAERGVEHDFKEGDWAVAQMRRHPLKGDRGFYAELTHFITYGDDHFVPWWVTLARHNLEKEAPNGVATEMMDEGLARRDLTALHFVTIDSASTQDMDDALYVEEGSDNKLHLTVAIADPTAWIAEGSKLDDSAKIRAFTNYLPGFNIPMLPRELSDDLCSLRPNEVRPVLACRMTVAADGTIEDDIEFFAATIESKAKLAYDDVSDWLENTGSWKPENEAIAQQITLLQRLCLSRGEWRKTHALVFKDRPDYRFVLGEKGEVLDIVAEPRRIANRIVEESMIAANICAARVLRDKLGFGIYNVHTGFDPANTEALAALLKTHDVHVDPQEVLTLNGFCKLRRELDAQPSGFLDSRIRRFQSFAEISTEPGPHFGLGLEAYATWTSPIRKYGDMVNHRLLKAIIKGETIARPQEETTVQMAERRRLNRMAERDVGDWLYARFLNDKAGTETRFAAEIIDVSRGGMRVRLVDNGAVAFIPAPFLHAVRDELTCSQENGAVQIKGETVYKVTDVIDVNIAEVRMETRSIIARPVA; translated from the coding sequence ATGCTTCAGGACAACCCGCTGCTAGCGCAGCTTAAACAGCAATTGCATTCCCAGACGCCACGTGCGGAAGGGGTGGTAAAAGCCACGGAAAAGGGCTTTGGCTTCCTGGAAGTCGATGCACAGAAAAGCTACTTCATTCCGCCTCCGCAGATGAAGAAAGTGATGCACGGCGATCGTGTTACGGCAGTGATTCACTCCGAGAAAGATCGTGAATCCGCCGAGCCAGAAGAATTGATCGAACCTTTCCTGACCCGTTTTGTGGGCAAAGTGCATCGTAAAGACGACCGTCTTTCCATTGTGCCGGACCATCCTCTGCTGAAAGAGGCCATCCCTTGCCGCGCAGAACGCGGCGTTGAACATGATTTCAAAGAAGGCGACTGGGCGGTTGCGCAAATGCGTCGCCATCCGCTGAAAGGCGATCGCGGCTTCTACGCCGAACTCACTCATTTCATCACCTACGGCGACGACCACTTCGTGCCGTGGTGGGTCACCCTCGCCCGTCATAATCTGGAAAAAGAGGCGCCAAACGGTGTCGCGACAGAGATGATGGATGAAGGTCTGGCGCGTCGCGATCTGACCGCCCTGCACTTCGTCACCATCGACAGCGCCAGCACCCAGGATATGGATGATGCGCTGTACGTTGAAGAAGGCAGCGACAACAAACTCCATCTGACCGTTGCGATTGCCGATCCGACAGCCTGGATTGCCGAAGGCAGTAAGCTTGACGATTCCGCGAAAATTCGCGCGTTCACCAACTATCTGCCGGGCTTTAACATCCCGATGCTGCCGCGTGAACTCTCCGACGACCTTTGCTCTTTGCGCCCTAACGAAGTGCGCCCGGTGCTGGCGTGCCGCATGACGGTTGCGGCTGATGGCACCATCGAAGACGATATCGAATTCTTCGCCGCCACCATCGAGTCGAAAGCGAAACTGGCGTACGACGATGTTTCTGACTGGCTGGAAAATACCGGTAGCTGGAAACCGGAAAACGAGGCAATTGCCCAGCAGATTACTCTGCTGCAGCGCCTGTGTCTGAGCCGCGGCGAATGGCGTAAAACCCACGCGCTGGTGTTCAAAGACCGTCCGGATTACCGCTTTGTGCTCGGTGAAAAAGGCGAAGTGCTGGATATCGTTGCCGAACCGCGCCGCATCGCCAACCGCATCGTTGAAGAGTCGATGATTGCCGCTAACATTTGCGCCGCCCGCGTGCTACGCGACAAGCTCGGCTTCGGCATTTACAACGTCCACACGGGTTTTGATCCGGCTAACACCGAAGCGCTGGCCGCCCTGCTGAAAACGCATGACGTCCACGTGGATCCGCAGGAAGTGCTGACGCTGAACGGCTTCTGCAAACTGCGCCGTGAGCTGGATGCACAGCCGTCGGGTTTCCTCGACAGCCGTATTCGTCGCTTCCAGTCCTTCGCTGAAATCAGCACCGAACCAGGCCCGCACTTTGGTCTGGGTCTTGAGGCCTACGCGACCTGGACCTCACCGATTCGTAAGTACGGCGACATGGTGAACCATCGTCTGCTGAAAGCGATCATCAAAGGTGAAACCATCGCTCGTCCGCAGGAAGAGACCACCGTGCAGATGGCGGAGCGTCGTCGCCTGAACCGTATGGCAGAACGCGATGTTGGCGACTGGCTGTATGCCCGTTTCCTGAATGACAAAGCCGGAACGGAGACCCGTTTCGCCGCCGAAATCATTGACGTGAGTCGCGGCGGGATGCGCGTGCGTCTGGTGGACAATGGCGCGGTTGCCTTTATTCCTGCGCCGTTCCTGCATGCGGTTCGCGATGAACTGACCTGCAGCCAGGAAAATGGTGCCGTGCAGATCAAAGGTGAAACGGTTTATAAAGTCACGGATGTGATTGATGTAAACATCGCCGAAGTTCGCATGGAAACCCGCAGTATTATCGCGCGCCCTGTCGCCTGA
- the pdeR gene encoding cyclic di-GMP phosphodiesterase yields the protein MIDELEHNLLFRYMGTHSPWWRLTADSNALHLAASENADTTQVVALSDDQAEQIRQLTVITSSITMTLSLYGSDVPVHLVGRKINKKEWAGTASAWNDTPSVARDLVQGLSFAEQVVSEANSVIVILDQQGNIQRFNRLSEEYTGMKEQEVIGQNVFKLFMSRSEAAASKRNISGFFRNGSSYEVERWIKTRKGQRLFLFRNKFVHSGSGKNEIFLICSGTDITEERRAQERLRVLANTDTITGLPNRNAIHELISDAIDTRDDAQVGVVYLDLDNFKKVNDAYGHMFGDQLLQAVALAILSCLEEGQVLARLGGDEFIVLATNTSQSTLEAMASRILTRLRQPFRIGLIEIYTGCSLGISLAPQHGTDRESIIRNADTAMYTAKESGRGKFCVFSPEMNQRVFEYLWLDTNLRKALDNDQLLIHYQPKMTWRGEVRSLEALVRWQSPERGLIPPLEFISYAEESGLIVPLGRWVMLDVVRQVAKWRDKGINLRVAVNVSARQLADQTIFSDLKQALKDLNFEYCPIDVELTESCLIENEELALSVIQQFSQLGAQIHLDDFGTGYSSLSQLARFPIDAIKLDQVFVRDIHKQSISQSLVRAIVAVAQALNLQVIAEGVESAKEDAFLTKNGVNERQGFLFAKPMPAAAFERWLKRYQAKKMR from the coding sequence ATGATTGACGAACTGGAGCATAATTTGCTGTTTCGTTACATGGGCACACACAGTCCCTGGTGGCGACTGACAGCGGACAGCAATGCTCTGCATCTGGCCGCCAGCGAAAACGCCGATACGACTCAGGTCGTTGCGTTGAGCGACGATCAGGCCGAACAGATTCGCCAGCTCACCGTCATCACTTCCAGCATTACCATGACGCTTTCCCTCTATGGCTCCGACGTTCCCGTGCATCTCGTGGGGCGCAAAATCAACAAAAAGGAGTGGGCCGGTACGGCCTCTGCCTGGAATGACACCCCTTCCGTGGCGCGCGATCTTGTGCAAGGTTTGTCCTTCGCCGAACAGGTCGTTTCTGAAGCCAACTCGGTGATTGTGATCCTTGATCAGCAGGGCAATATTCAGCGCTTTAACCGCCTGAGCGAAGAGTATACCGGCATGAAAGAGCAGGAAGTCATCGGGCAAAACGTCTTTAAACTCTTTATGAGCCGCAGTGAAGCCGCTGCGTCGAAGCGTAATATTTCCGGCTTCTTCCGTAACGGCAGTTCCTACGAAGTGGAACGCTGGATCAAGACGCGGAAAGGACAACGATTGTTTCTGTTCAGAAACAAATTCGTCCACAGCGGCAGCGGGAAAAATGAAATTTTTCTTATCTGTTCCGGCACCGATATCACCGAAGAGCGCCGTGCCCAGGAACGTCTGCGCGTGCTGGCCAACACGGACACCATCACCGGACTTCCCAACCGTAACGCCATCCATGAGCTGATCAGCGACGCAATAGACACGCGAGACGACGCTCAGGTCGGCGTGGTGTATCTCGATCTCGATAACTTTAAAAAAGTGAACGATGCCTACGGGCATATGTTTGGCGATCAGCTGTTGCAGGCGGTGGCGCTGGCGATTTTAAGCTGCCTCGAAGAGGGCCAGGTGCTGGCGCGTCTCGGCGGCGATGAATTTATCGTACTCGCGACCAACACCTCGCAAAGTACCCTTGAGGCGATGGCCTCGCGCATCCTGACGCGCCTGCGCCAGCCCTTCCGCATCGGTCTTATCGAAATCTATACCGGCTGTTCGCTGGGGATTTCCCTCGCGCCGCAGCACGGCACCGATCGGGAAAGTATTATTCGCAACGCCGATACGGCGATGTACACGGCCAAAGAGAGCGGACGCGGCAAGTTCTGCGTCTTCTCGCCAGAAATGAACCAACGCGTGTTCGAATATCTGTGGCTGGACACCAACCTGCGCAAGGCGCTGGATAACGACCAGCTGTTGATTCACTATCAGCCGAAAATGACCTGGCGCGGCGAAGTGCGTAGCCTCGAGGCGCTGGTGCGCTGGCAGTCGCCGGAGCGCGGGCTGATTCCGCCGCTGGAGTTTATCTCCTACGCCGAAGAGTCGGGCCTGATTGTCCCGCTCGGGCGCTGGGTCATGCTCGACGTGGTGCGTCAGGTGGCGAAGTGGCGCGATAAAGGCATCAATCTGCGGGTGGCCGTGAACGTTTCTGCCCGTCAGCTCGCCGACCAGACCATTTTCAGCGACCTCAAACAGGCGCTGAAGGATCTCAATTTTGAATACTGCCCGATTGATGTGGAGCTGACCGAAAGCTGCCTGATTGAGAACGAGGAGCTGGCTCTGTCGGTGATTCAGCAGTTCAGCCAGCTAGGGGCGCAGATCCATCTCGATGACTTCGGTACCGGATATTCGTCCCTGTCGCAGCTGGCGCGTTTCCCGATTGATGCCATCAAACTCGATCAGGTGTTCGTGCGCGACATTCATAAGCAGTCGATTTCCCAGTCGCTGGTGCGCGCCATCGTGGCCGTGGCCCAGGCGCTGAATTTACAGGTGATCGCCGAAGGGGTCGAGAGCGCGAAAGAAGACGCCTTTCTCACCAAGAATGGCGTCAACGAACGGCAAGGTTTTTTATTCGCGAAGCCAATGCCCGCTGCCGCATTCGAGCGCTGGCTCAAGCGTTACCAGGCAAAGAAAATGCGTTAA
- a CDS encoding crotonase/enoyl-CoA hydratase family protein: MTVINQATCKLFTDPERFTQLAGYYEEERRTVWMMLRAQPRPCFNHALIEEIMNMSWLVRQSGFAVDFWVTGSLVPDMYNTGGDLRFFVECIQNGRREALRAYARACVDCVHAASRGFDTGAITLAMVEGSALGGGFEAALAHHFVLAQRDARLGFPEIAFNLFPGMGGYSLVARRAGMKLAEELIYRGESHTAEWHEQYGLVDVLFEPGLGYVATRTFIDTLQPKLNGVRAMLRARQRVLQLPRSELMDITEDWVDAAFCLEPKDIAYMERLVMLQNRHNAVGMRKAS, translated from the coding sequence ATGACAGTCATCAACCAAGCAACCTGCAAACTGTTCACCGATCCTGAACGTTTCACTCAGCTCGCAGGCTATTACGAGGAAGAGAGGCGTACGGTATGGATGATGCTGCGGGCTCAGCCGCGCCCCTGTTTCAACCATGCCTTAATCGAGGAAATCATGAACATGTCGTGGCTGGTCCGGCAATCGGGCTTTGCCGTGGACTTCTGGGTGACCGGCTCACTGGTCCCCGACATGTACAACACGGGAGGGGACTTGCGCTTCTTCGTCGAATGCATCCAGAACGGACGGCGCGAAGCCTTACGCGCTTACGCCCGGGCGTGCGTCGATTGCGTCCACGCGGCGTCACGCGGCTTTGATACCGGCGCCATTACACTGGCGATGGTGGAGGGCAGCGCGCTCGGGGGCGGCTTTGAGGCGGCGCTGGCGCACCATTTTGTACTGGCGCAGCGCGACGCGCGGTTGGGGTTTCCGGAGATCGCTTTTAATCTGTTTCCCGGCATGGGCGGATATTCGCTGGTCGCCCGTCGTGCAGGCATGAAGCTGGCCGAGGAGCTTATCTATCGTGGGGAATCCCACACGGCGGAGTGGCACGAGCAGTACGGACTGGTGGATGTGCTGTTTGAGCCGGGCCTGGGATATGTCGCCACACGCACCTTCATCGACACCTTACAGCCGAAGCTGAACGGCGTGCGGGCGATGCTCCGCGCCCGTCAGCGGGTGTTGCAACTCCCGCGCAGCGAGCTGATGGATATCACCGAGGACTGGGTGGATGCGGCATTCTGCCTGGAGCCAAAGGACATTGCCTATATGGAACGTCTGGTAATGCTGCAAAATCGTCACAACGCCGTCGGGATGCGTAAAGCCAGTTAA
- a CDS encoding DNA-binding transcriptional regulator YciT, producing the protein MNSRQQIILQMVIDKGRVSVVELAKTTGVSEVTIRQDLNLLEKQSYLRRAHGYAVPLDSEDVETRMMTNFALKRELAEFAASLVNNGETVFIENGSSNALLARTLAEQKDITIITVSSYIAHLLKETRCEVILLGGIYQKKSESMVGPLTRQYVQQVHFSKAFIGIDGWQPETGFTGRDMMRSDVVNAVLEKGCEAIVLTDSSKFGAVHPYMMGPVSRFSRVITDERLSDEHRQQLQRDGLTVDIVKHSA; encoded by the coding sequence ATGAATTCCCGACAACAAATCATTCTGCAGATGGTGATCGACAAAGGACGCGTGAGTGTCGTCGAGCTGGCGAAAACAACCGGCGTGTCAGAGGTGACCATCCGTCAGGACCTGAACCTTCTGGAAAAACAGAGTTACCTGCGCCGGGCTCACGGCTACGCGGTACCGCTGGACAGTGAAGACGTTGAAACGCGCATGATGACCAACTTTGCCCTGAAGCGCGAGCTGGCGGAATTTGCCGCCTCACTGGTCAATAACGGCGAAACCGTGTTTATCGAGAACGGCAGCAGCAACGCCCTGCTGGCGCGCACCCTGGCGGAGCAGAAAGACATCACCATCATTACGGTGAGCAGCTATATCGCGCACCTGCTGAAAGAGACGCGCTGCGAAGTGATTCTGCTGGGCGGTATTTATCAGAAGAAAAGCGAAAGCATGGTGGGGCCGCTGACGCGTCAGTATGTTCAGCAGGTTCACTTCAGCAAAGCGTTTATCGGCATTGACGGCTGGCAGCCGGAAACGGGCTTTACGGGCCGGGACATGATGCGTTCCGATGTGGTCAACGCGGTGCTGGAAAAAGGCTGCGAAGCGATTGTTCTGACCGACAGCTCTAAATTTGGTGCCGTTCATCCCTACATGATGGGGCCGGTATCGCGCTTTAGCCGCGTGATTACTGACGAGCGTCTGAGCGATGAGCATCGCCAGCAGTTGCAGCGCGACGGCCTGACCGTCGATATCGTCAAACACTCCGCCTGA
- the osmB gene encoding osmotically-inducible lipoprotein OsmB → MNLTSKKLAAAVLAVTLAMSLSACSNWSKRDRNTAIGAGAGAVGGAVLTDGSALGTLGGAAVGGIIGHQVGK, encoded by the coding sequence ATGAATTTAACCAGCAAAAAATTAGCAGCAGCCGTTTTGGCCGTCACTCTCGCCATGTCTCTGAGCGCATGTTCTAACTGGTCCAAACGTGACCGTAACACCGCGATTGGTGCGGGTGCGGGTGCTGTTGGTGGGGCAGTGTTAACCGATGGTAGTGCCCTGGGTACCCTGGGTGGTGCAGCGGTGGGTGGTATCATCGGCCACCAGGTGGGTAAATAA
- the yciH gene encoding stress response translation initiation inhibitor YciH — protein MSDSNSRLVYSTDSGRIDEPKAVVQRPKGDGIVRIQRQTSGRKGKGVCLITGIDEDDAALAKLAAELKKKCGCGGAVKEGVIEIQGDNRDLIKTLLEAKGMKVKLAGG, from the coding sequence ATGAGCGATTCCAATAGCCGTCTGGTCTATTCAACGGATAGCGGACGTATCGACGAGCCTAAAGCGGTTGTACAGCGTCCGAAAGGCGATGGCATTGTGCGCATCCAGCGTCAGACCAGTGGCCGCAAGGGTAAAGGCGTATGCCTGATCACCGGCATTGATGAAGACGACGCGGCTCTCGCCAAACTGGCGGCAGAGCTGAAAAAGAAATGCGGCTGTGGCGGCGCAGTCAAAGAGGGCGTTATTGAGATCCAGGGCGACAATCGCGATTTAATAAAGACGCTGCTGGAAGCCAAAGGAATGAAAGTCAAACTGGCAGGCGGTTGA
- the pyrF gene encoding orotidine-5'-phosphate decarboxylase, producing the protein MTSVASSSSRVVTESPVVVALDYNNRDSALAFVDRIDPRDCRLKVGKEMFTLFGPQIVRDLQQRGFDVFLDLKFHDIPNTTAHAVAAAADLGVWMVNVHASGGARMMTAAREALVPFGKDAPLLIAVTVLTSMEASDLLELGVTLSPAEHAERLARLTQNCGLDGVVCSAQEAVRFKAELGQAFKLVTPGIRPQGSDAGDQRRIMTPEQALAAGVDYMVIGRPVTQSADPAQTLKAINASLSKGA; encoded by the coding sequence ATGACGTCTGTTGCATCCTCTTCTTCCCGCGTAGTTACTGAATCTCCCGTTGTTGTTGCACTCGACTATAACAATCGCGACAGCGCACTCGCCTTTGTCGATCGCATTGACCCACGCGACTGCCGTCTGAAAGTCGGCAAAGAGATGTTCACCCTGTTTGGACCGCAAATTGTGCGTGATCTGCAGCAGCGTGGCTTCGATGTCTTTCTCGACCTCAAATTCCATGACATTCCGAACACCACGGCGCATGCGGTCGCCGCCGCGGCCGATCTCGGCGTGTGGATGGTGAACGTGCATGCCTCCGGCGGGGCGCGAATGATGACCGCCGCGCGCGAAGCGCTGGTGCCATTTGGCAAAGACGCGCCGCTGCTGATCGCCGTTACGGTTTTGACCAGCATGGAAGCGAGCGATTTGCTCGAACTTGGCGTGACGTTGTCACCAGCCGAACATGCCGAGCGTCTGGCGCGTCTGACGCAAAACTGCGGCCTCGATGGCGTGGTCTGTTCCGCACAGGAAGCGGTGCGTTTCAAAGCCGAGCTTGGTCAGGCATTCAAACTGGTCACCCCCGGCATCCGTCCTCAGGGCAGCGATGCGGGCGATCAGCGCCGTATCATGACGCCAGAGCAGGCGCTGGCGGCAGGAGTCGACTATATGGTTATTGGTCGCCCGGTCACGCAATCTGCTGATCCGGCGCAGACCTTAAAAGCGATCAACGCATCATTGAGCAAGGGGGCGTAA
- the lapB gene encoding lipopolysaccharide assembly protein LapB produces MLELLFLLLPVAAAYGWYMGRRSAQQNKQDEANRLSRDYVAGVNFLLSNQQDKAVDLFLDMLKEDTGTVEAHLTLGNLFRSRGEVDRAIRIHQTLMESASLTYDQRLLAVQQLGRDYMAAGLYDRAEDMFSQLVDETDFRVSALQQLLQIYQATSDWQKAIDTAERLVKLGKDKQRVEIAHFYCELALQQMGSDDMEKAMSLLKKGASADRNSARISIMMGRVFMAKGEFGKAVECLLRVIDQDKELVSETLEMLQTCYQQLGRPDEWVAFLRRCVEENTGATAELMLADVVEQHEGNDTAQVYITRQLQRHPTMRVFHKLMDYHLNDAEEGRAKESLMVLRDMVGEQVRSKPRYRCSKCGFTAYTLYWHCPSCRAWSTIKPIRGLDGQ; encoded by the coding sequence ATGCTGGAGTTGTTGTTTCTGCTTTTGCCTGTAGCCGCAGCCTATGGCTGGTATATGGGCCGCAGAAGTGCGCAACAAAATAAGCAGGACGAGGCAAACCGGCTTTCCCGTGACTACGTCGCGGGGGTGAACTTCCTTCTGAGCAACCAACAGGATAAAGCGGTAGACCTGTTCCTCGACATGTTAAAAGAGGACACCGGCACCGTTGAGGCCCATCTCACCCTCGGAAACCTGTTCCGCTCGCGTGGTGAGGTCGACCGCGCCATTCGCATCCACCAGACGCTGATGGAAAGCGCTTCACTGACTTACGATCAACGTCTGCTTGCGGTGCAACAGCTGGGCCGTGACTACATGGCGGCGGGTCTTTACGACCGCGCTGAAGACATGTTCAGTCAGCTGGTGGATGAAACAGATTTCCGCGTCAGCGCCCTGCAACAACTCCTGCAAATTTATCAGGCGACCAGCGACTGGCAGAAAGCCATCGACACCGCGGAGCGCCTGGTGAAACTCGGCAAAGACAAACAGCGCGTCGAAATCGCCCATTTCTACTGTGAACTGGCTTTGCAGCAGATGGGCAGCGATGACATGGAAAAAGCCATGTCGCTGCTGAAAAAGGGCGCTTCTGCCGATCGCAACAGCGCACGTATCTCCATCATGATGGGGCGCGTGTTTATGGCGAAAGGCGAGTTTGGCAAAGCGGTGGAGTGCCTGCTGCGCGTGATTGACCAGGACAAAGAGCTGGTCAGCGAAACCCTGGAGATGCTGCAAACCTGCTATCAACAGCTTGGTCGTCCGGACGAGTGGGTGGCCTTCCTGCGTCGCTGCGTGGAAGAGAACACCGGCGCGACGGCGGAACTGATGCTGGCCGATGTCGTCGAGCAGCATGAAGGCAACGATACCGCTCAGGTGTACATTACCCGTCAGCTGCAGCGTCATCCGACGATGCGCGTCTTCCACAAGCTGATGGACTACCATCTGAACGACGCAGAAGAAGGGCGCGCCAAAGAGAGCCTGATGGTGCTGCGTGATATGGTGGGCGAGCAGGTACGGAGCAAGCCGCGCTATCGCTGCTCGAAATGCGGATTTACCGCTTACACGCTCTACTGGCATTGTCCTTCCTGCCGCGCCTGGTCAACCATCAAGCCGATCCGTGGTCTGGACGGTCAGTAA
- a CDS encoding LapA family protein, which yields MKYLLIFLLVLAIFVISVTLGAQNDQLVTFNYLLAQGEYRVSSLLAVLFAAGFIIGWLVCGLFWLKVRVSLARAERKIKRLENQIAPVADVPVNSGVPVVKE from the coding sequence GTGAAATATCTACTCATATTCTTACTGGTGTTGGCGATTTTTGTTATTTCGGTCACGCTGGGTGCGCAAAACGATCAACTGGTGACCTTTAATTACCTGCTGGCGCAGGGCGAGTATCGCGTATCGAGCTTGCTTGCTGTGTTATTCGCCGCCGGTTTTATCATCGGCTGGCTCGTTTGTGGCCTGTTCTGGCTGAAAGTTCGTGTTTCTCTTGCGCGCGCGGAACGTAAAATCAAACGTCTTGAAAATCAAATTGCGCCTGTGGCTGACGTACCGGTTAATTCTGGTGTGCCGGTCGTGAAGGAATAA
- the pgpB gene encoding phosphatidylglycerophosphatase B, with product MLSIARRTAAGAAILLIMPLAVWISGWAWQPGQNSGWLKTLYWVTETVTQPWGIITHGLLCAWFLWCLRFRLRPAIMLFIILGGAIVVGQGIKSWVKDRVQEPRPFVVWLEKTHHIPVDTFYNLKRNERGHLVKDQLAEAQEIPKFLRQHWQKETGFAFPSGHTMFAASWALLAVGLLWPRRRTLTIAVLLVWATGVMGSRLLLGMHWPRDLVVATLISWLLVTFATWLAQRLCGPLTPPPEENKEIAEREQEAP from the coding sequence ATGCTTTCGATTGCCCGCCGCACGGCTGCCGGTGCCGCTATTTTACTCATTATGCCCTTAGCGGTATGGATTTCAGGCTGGGCCTGGCAACCGGGACAAAACAGCGGGTGGCTGAAGACGCTGTATTGGGTGACGGAAACGGTCACCCAGCCATGGGGGATTATTACTCACGGGCTCCTTTGCGCATGGTTTTTGTGGTGCCTGCGTTTTCGCCTGCGTCCGGCGATCATGCTGTTTATCATTCTCGGCGGGGCGATTGTCGTTGGGCAGGGGATTAAGTCCTGGGTCAAAGATCGCGTCCAGGAACCGCGTCCTTTCGTGGTGTGGTTAGAAAAAACGCATCATATTCCGGTAGATACCTTCTACAATTTAAAGCGTAATGAGCGCGGACATCTGGTGAAAGATCAGCTGGCCGAAGCGCAGGAAATTCCGAAATTTTTACGCCAACACTGGCAAAAAGAGACCGGATTTGCCTTCCCGTCCGGCCACACCATGTTTGCGGCCAGTTGGGCGCTGTTGGCCGTCGGTTTACTCTGGCCGCGCCGCCGTACCCTGACCATCGCCGTTTTACTGGTCTGGGCGACAGGAGTGATGGGCAGTCGTCTGCTGTTGGGGATGCACTGGCCGCGCGACCTGGTGGTGGCAACCTTGATCTCCTGGCTGCTGGTGACCTTCGCGACCTGGCTTGCGCAACGTCTCTGCGGGCCGTTGACGCCGCCGCCCGAAGAGAACAAAGAGATTGCCGAACGAGAGCAAGAAGCGCCCTGA